GCGACGGCACCGACGGCGGTGAAGCCGGGCGAGCCGTCAGCAGCCGGCTCGTCGGTGGTCGCGGTCGTGGCGGGGTCGGCCGTCGTGGCCGCCGTTCCAGTCGTCGTGGTGCCACCGGCCGATGCCGTGGTGCCCGTGCCGGCCTCACCGCGGACGCTGGCGTTCGCCGCTGCGTAGGCGTCCGGGTACCAGGTCTTCGCGAGCTGGCGCATCACGAGGAAGCTCCGCGGGGCCGGCTGGCTCACGCGGTTCTCGTCCATGACGATGGTCTGGTTCTGCTGGACGGCCATGGTGTTCTGGTAGGCCGCCGAGTCGGGGATTCGCGGCTCGGGCTGGCCGCTGTTGAGCAGCAGCCACTCGACGCTCATGTTGGCGACGACCTCGGGGTTGATGCGGGCGTACCCCGCCTGGGAGTACTCGAGGTCGGCCTCGGCGGCGAGGTTCGTCGCGCCGGCCGTCGTCATGAGGTCGGAGATGTAGGTGTTCGGACCGGGCGTCGAGCCGTAGAAGACGTACAGCGCCTTCTTGGGCTCCGTGCCCTCGGTCGCCTGCTGGACGACCTCGCGCTCGGTCTGCATCCAGTCGACCGTCTCGCTGGCGCCGTCACACGAGCCGACTAGCTTCCCGGTCAGCTCCGTCTTCGCGATGACGTCGTCGAGCGAGCTGGCGGACTCGAACTTGTAGACCGTGATGCCGGCCTCGCGTAGCTTCCCGACCTTCTCGTCGGGGACGATGTTCGACGCGAGCACGAGGTCTGGCTGCTGGGCGATGACCTTCTCGACCGAGATGAAGGCGTAGCCGCTGCCGGAGATGTTCGCGGTCGCGTCGGCACCCTCGAGGTACTTCGCGTACTGGGTCGTCCCGACGACCTTCGACTGGGCGCCGATCTCCCACATCGTCTGTGCCGAGGCGGGGCCGGCCGTGACGACGCGCTCGGGCGCCTCCTCGACCGTGACTTCGGTTCCCGTCGCGTCGGTCGCGGTGAACGGGAACGAACAACCTGCCGTGGTGGACTCGTTCGCCTGGGTCGCGGCCCCCGGCGTCGCGACGACGCCGAGTGACGCGACGACCAGGAGCGCTGCGACGAGCAGCGTTCGGGTTCGTGTCATCACACCCAACTGGCCACGTATGCAATAAGTATTTACCTAAAGCAAGTGCATTTGCGAAACGGACACGACACCATGGAGACGCGAACGAAGACGGTCGCCTGGTCCGCCGGGCTCACGGTGCTGTTAGCCCTGACGACGGTGGTCTGTGCCGCCGTCGGGCCCGTCTCCATCGACTACCTCACCGTCGCGAAGGTCCTCCTCAACCAGCTCGCCCTGCCGACCGGCGTCACCCTCGCGGGCGGGCTCTCCCTCCAGACGACGCCGGTCTTCCACTTCCAGACGCCGAAGACCGCGAGCGTCATCGTCGCGAGCGTCCGGCTCCCGCGCATCGCGCTGGCCGCCACCGTCGGCTTCTCGCTCGCGGCCGCGGGGACGGTCATGCAGGGCTTCTTCCGCAATCCGATGGCCGACCCCTCCATCGTCGGCGTCTCCTCGGGCGCGGCGGTCGGCGCGGTCAGCGCCATCGTCCTCCCGCTCTCGATCCCCTTCGGCATCGAGGGCGCGGCCTTCACGGGGGCCATCCTCACCGCGTTCCTCGTCTACGCGCTCGCCACCGAGCGCGGCCGGACCCCGGTCGCGACGCTCCTGCTCGCCGGCGTCGCCATCCAGACGTTCCTCGGCGCGGTCGTCTCGTTCCTGCTGGTCACCAGCGGCGAGAGCCTGCGCGAGGCCCTGTACTGGCTGATGGGCGACCTCAGTGCCGCGAACTGGGGCGACGTGACCTTCGCCGCGGGCATCGGCCTCGCCGGCTTCCTCCTGTTGCTCCCCTACACGAACGACATGAACGTCCTCCTGCTCGGCGAGGAGGACGCCCACCACCTCGGCATCGCGGTCGAGCGAACCAAACTGCTCTTGCTCACGCTCGCGAGCATCATCACCGCCGCCGGGGTCGCGGTCGCCGGCGTCATCGGCTTCGTCGGCCTCGTGGTCCCGCACATGCTCCGACTCGTCGTCGGTCCGGACCACCGGGTCCTGCTCCCGACGAGCGCGCTGGCCGGCGCGTCGTTCCTCGTCGCGACCGACACGGTCGCGCGCTCGACCGCCGAGGTGCTGCCCGTGGGTATCGTCACGGCCGCACTGGGCGCACCCTTCTTCCTGTTCCTGCTCAAGCGCCGGGAGGTGCACGCGCTATGATCTCGGTCGCGGACGTGACGGTGGCCTACGGGGACGCGACCGTCCTCGATTCGGTCTCGCTCTCGGTCGACGCGGGCACCTTCGTCGGGCTGGTCGGCCCGAACGGGGCCGGCAAGACCACGCTCCTCCGGACGATGAGCGCGGC
This window of the Haloarchaeobius amylolyticus genome carries:
- a CDS encoding PGF-CTERM-anchored ABC transporter substrate-binding protein, producing the protein MTRTRTLLVAALLVVASLGVVATPGAATQANESTTAGCSFPFTATDATGTEVTVEEAPERVVTAGPASAQTMWEIGAQSKVVGTTQYAKYLEGADATANISGSGYAFISVEKVIAQQPDLVLASNIVPDEKVGKLREAGITVYKFESASSLDDVIAKTELTGKLVGSCDGASETVDWMQTEREVVQQATEGTEPKKALYVFYGSTPGPNTYISDLMTTAGATNLAAEADLEYSQAGYARINPEVVANMSVEWLLLNSGQPEPRIPDSAAYQNTMAVQQNQTIVMDENRVSQPAPRSFLVMRQLAKTWYPDAYAAANASVRGEAGTGTTASAGGTTTTGTAATTADPATTATTDEPAADGSPGFTAVGAVAALTALGALARRD
- the btuC gene encoding vitamin B12 ABC transporter permease BtuC, which gives rise to METRTKTVAWSAGLTVLLALTTVVCAAVGPVSIDYLTVAKVLLNQLALPTGVTLAGGLSLQTTPVFHFQTPKTASVIVASVRLPRIALAATVGFSLAAAGTVMQGFFRNPMADPSIVGVSSGAAVGAVSAIVLPLSIPFGIEGAAFTGAILTAFLVYALATERGRTPVATLLLAGVAIQTFLGAVVSFLLVTSGESLREALYWLMGDLSAANWGDVTFAAGIGLAGFLLLLPYTNDMNVLLLGEEDAHHLGIAVERTKLLLLTLASIITAAGVAVAGVIGFVGLVVPHMLRLVVGPDHRVLLPTSALAGASFLVATDTVARSTAEVLPVGIVTAALGAPFFLFLLKRREVHAL